The Sphingopyxis sp. TUF1 genome segment TAGACGATCGCGTTCGATTTCACATGCTTGGCGACCGTCCAGGCGAACAGCGCGTCCGTCAGTTCCTCCTCGGTCGGCGCACGGTCGGTTACGACCTTCAGGTCCGTGCGGGTAATGCGGCCATTATCGCGGCTCTGCGCCAGCCACCCGCCGGCAATCGTCTTCAGCATCAGTCCGCCGCGCGCCGGATCGGGCAGTTCGCCGGTCAGCAACAGGCGGAGGTTTTTCTTCTTTGCAAACACCGCGCGCGCCTCGGCATCGGCGTCGGGGGCACACACGACCTCGGTAAAGATGGTGCTGATTGCCTCGGCGGTCGGGCCGTCGAGCGGCCGGTTGACCGCGATGATACCGCCGAACGCCGACACATCGTCGCATTTCAGCGCCGCGTCATAGGCCTCGGTCAGGCTCGCTGCCGTCGCGACTCCGCACGGATTAGCGTGCTTGACGATGACACAGGTCGGATCGGCATCGCGGAATTCGGCGACGAGTTCGAGCGCGGCGTCGGCGTCGTTGATATTATTGTAGCTGAGCTCCTTGCCCTGCACCTGCTCGGCCTGCGCGATGCCGCGCGCCGCCGGGCCGGCAGGCAAATACAGCGCGGCCTTCTGATGCGGATTCTCGCCGTAACGCAGTTCGTTCGCGAGCTTGGCGGTCAGCGGCAGCGTGTCGGGGAACAGCTTGCCTTGGTCGGCGAAGGCGAACCAGCTCGCGATCATCCCGTCATAGGTCGCGGTATGCGCAAAGGCGGTCGCGGCGAGCCGCTTGCGCAGGTTCAGCGTCGTCGCGCCGCCGTTTGCGTCCATTTCGGCGATCACCGCGGCATAATCCTCAGGCTCGGTGACGATGTTCACGAACGCGTGGTTCTTTGCCGCCGATCGCACCATCGCGGGGCCGCCGATGTCGATATTTTCGATGACCTCGTCGCGCGCGGCGCCCTTCGCGACGGTCGCTGCAAACGGATAAAGATTGACCACCACCAGGTCGATTGCACCGATGCCGTGCGCGTCCATCGCTGCAACATGCGCGGCATCGTCCCGCACGGCCAGAATGCCGCCGTGGACGGTCGGGTGCAGCGTCTTGACGCGCCCGTCCATCATCTCGGGAAAGCCGGTGAGGTCGGCGACGTCGAGAACATCGTGGCCCGCTTCGCGCAGCGCCTTCGCCGTCCCCCCGGTCGACACCAGTTCGACCCCATGGCGGACGAGGGCCGCGGCCAGATCGGCAAGCCCCGCCTTGTCGCTGACGGACAAAAGCGCGCGGCGGACGGGGACGAGATCGGTCATGGGGAGGGCTCGGCTGCTGGATGAAACGGGCGCGCTTGCCCTAGGAGCGCGCGCGGCGCAGGGCAAGTCTTATGCGGAACGCCTGCCTGGCGGCTTGACCGGAAAGATTGATCAGGATTATTGTCGTATTTCAAATAACTGTAAGGAAATGCAGTAATGATCTCCCCCGCTATGGCCTATTTCAGAAAAATGCTTCTAATTGTAACAGGATTGTTACTTTCGTTTCCTGCCGCCGCATTCGATGCCTCCGGGCAAAAGCCGCAATTGATGATCGTCGGCGTTCCGCATTTCGCCAATCCGGGGCGCGATGTCGCCAAGACGAACGTCGAAGATGTGTTTTCGCCGCAACGCCAGCGCGAGATCGAGGCGATCGTCGAATCGCTCGCTGCATTTCGGCCGACGCATGTCGCGGTCGAATGGGATGCCTCGAAACAGGAAGCGCTCGACCAGCGTTACGCGGCCTATCTTGCCGGAACCTATGAACTGACGCGCAACGAGGTCGATCAACTGGGGCTGCGACTGGCGAAGCGGCTGGGCCTGAAGCGCGTCGATGCGGTCGATTGGGGCGGCGATGCGCCGGGCAAGCCCGACGATTATAATTATATCGCCTGGCTGGAGGCGAACGGCCGCGCCGACGTCTGGGCGAATTTTCAAAAGACCGTACAAACCTACGCCGATGCCGAGCAGGCACGGCATCGCTGCCAGTCGATTGCCGACTGGATCCGCGGCTATGCCGAACCGGCGACGCTCTTTGGAATGGCGCAGCCCTATTATGAAATCGCCACCTTCGGAGCGCATGAAGACAACCCCGGCGCGGCGTGGGTGAGCAGCTGGTATTTACGAAACCTGCGCATTTTCAATTATTTGCGTGATATTGGCGGCGCACCGGGCAGCCGCACCGTGGCGATTTTCGGCGCGGGCCATGCGCCGCTGCTTCGCGACAATGCACGCGGTTCGGGGGCAATGGAACTGGTCGAGCCCGCCGATTATCTGCCGCCGTCGCGCGGATCGACCTGCGCCGCGGAGGCGCGCTGACGCCGGGGCGTTACAGCCCCAGCGCCGCAGCGATCTGGTCCCAGCGCACCAGTTTGAAATTCTGCGCCTGGGCGCCGTTGTCGCCGTCTTGGGCGATGAAGATGCCATCGGGATAGGCGGGGCCGAAATTGCCCGCGACCGCCTCGATCCCGTCGGTCTCGCTCGTCGCGCCGAAGGTGCCTGCGGCGACGGCGAAGCGGCCGACATAGTCGATGCCGGGTAGGCGGAATACGGCATAGGCATTGTCGCCCTGGCTCGATGCGATCAGGTAGCGCTGGCCCTTGTGGTCGATCGTCGCCAGCCCTTCGAGGTCGGCGACGAGCCGCTGGTTGTCGATCGGCGCGACCATGCGCGCGGTGGCACCCTTGCCCTGCTGCTTCAATTCCCACAGCCCGCCGACCTCTTCGCCGACATAGAGCGTGTCGCCGTCGAAGACGCAGCCTTCGGACTGGGTCGGGATCTTATGTTCCCACTCGACGGTAAAGGTCGGTGCACTGCCCGCGGGCAGCCCCAGCGTGCCGACGCGTACCGTGCCGTCCTTGACGATCAGCGCCGCGGTGATCGGTTCGCCCGGCGCGCTTTTCTTGACGCACAGGCCATAGGCCTCGCCCGGTCCCGCCGCCGCGCGGCCCAGCGCGGTGATCGCCGGTTTTGCGCCATCCAGGCGGAACAGTGCAAGATGCGCGTTGATGCCGTCGTTGCGGTCGCTGGCAACGATGATGTCGCCCGCCATGTCGACATTGTTGACCAGCCCGGCCTTGATGAACGCGACATCCTTGCCTGCAAGGTCATAGACGTGGAGCCCCGCCTTCTTGTCGGTGGCAACGATCAGCGCGCGATTCGGATTGGCGGGATCGACCCATACCGCCGGATCGTCGGCGGCGTCGGCGCGGTTGGTGCCGACCGGCTGCGTCTCGCCGCTCGCGGTCACCTGCACCGGCGGCAAGCCAGTGATGACGGGTCCGCGCGCAGTGCACCCGGCGAGCAGCGAGGCAAGGGCGAGCGAAGTCAGCAACTTCGCCTGGCGGGTGGCGGGCATGGCGATTCCCCTTGTTCATGCAGCGCATCCGCGCGTTTGAACGCGCCCTCTTCCATCTTGGGCGCGCCGCGTCAATTGCACAATATTTCCGTCACTTAACTGTCATCAAAGCGTCATTTGACTCGTCGCAAAC includes the following:
- the purH gene encoding bifunctional phosphoribosylaminoimidazolecarboxamide formyltransferase/IMP cyclohydrolase; this encodes MTDLVPVRRALLSVSDKAGLADLAAALVRHGVELVSTGGTAKALREAGHDVLDVADLTGFPEMMDGRVKTLHPTVHGGILAVRDDAAHVAAMDAHGIGAIDLVVVNLYPFAATVAKGAARDEVIENIDIGGPAMVRSAAKNHAFVNIVTEPEDYAAVIAEMDANGGATTLNLRKRLAATAFAHTATYDGMIASWFAFADQGKLFPDTLPLTAKLANELRYGENPHQKAALYLPAGPAARGIAQAEQVQGKELSYNNINDADAALELVAEFRDADPTCVIVKHANPCGVATAASLTEAYDAALKCDDVSAFGGIIAVNRPLDGPTAEAISTIFTEVVCAPDADAEARAVFAKKKNLRLLLTGELPDPARGGLMLKTIAGGWLAQSRDNGRITRTDLKVVTDRAPTEEELTDALFAWTVAKHVKSNAIVYAKGGSTAGIGAGQMNRRDSARIAAVKAREAAESHGWASPRTVGSAVASDAFFPFADGLLAAVEAGATCVIQPGGSIRDDEVIAAANAAGLAMVFTGMRHFKH
- a CDS encoding DUF5694 domain-containing protein — its product is MIVGVPHFANPGRDVAKTNVEDVFSPQRQREIEAIVESLAAFRPTHVAVEWDASKQEALDQRYAAYLAGTYELTRNEVDQLGLRLAKRLGLKRVDAVDWGGDAPGKPDDYNYIAWLEANGRADVWANFQKTVQTYADAEQARHRCQSIADWIRGYAEPATLFGMAQPYYEIATFGAHEDNPGAAWVSSWYLRNLRIFNYLRDIGGAPGSRTVAIFGAGHAPLLRDNARGSGAMELVEPADYLPPSRGSTCAAEAR
- a CDS encoding phytase, producing MPATRQAKLLTSLALASLLAGCTARGPVITGLPPVQVTASGETQPVGTNRADAADDPAVWVDPANPNRALIVATDKKAGLHVYDLAGKDVAFIKAGLVNNVDMAGDIIVASDRNDGINAHLALFRLDGAKPAITALGRAAAGPGEAYGLCVKKSAPGEPITAALIVKDGTVRVGTLGLPAGSAPTFTVEWEHKIPTQSEGCVFDGDTLYVGEEVGGLWELKQQGKGATARMVAPIDNQRLVADLEGLATIDHKGQRYLIASSQGDNAYAVFRLPGIDYVGRFAVAAGTFGATSETDGIEAVAGNFGPAYPDGIFIAQDGDNGAQAQNFKLVRWDQIAAALGL